One Vigna unguiculata cultivar IT97K-499-35 chromosome 11, ASM411807v1, whole genome shotgun sequence DNA window includes the following coding sequences:
- the LOC114168491 gene encoding uncharacterized protein LOC114168491, with product MLSVAPKFFTTAPLRTVSPFACRFSVRSIADSVPFNKIRIQRDDDTAFDAYVVGKNNAPGIVVLQEWWGVDFEIKNHAVMISQLGRGFKALIPDLYRGKVGLDVAEAQHLMNGLDWQGAVKDIHASVNWLKANGSAKAGVTGFCMGGALAIASSVLVPNVDAAVAFYGVPSSELADPAQAKAPVQAHFGELDNFVGFSDVTAAKALEKKLKESGVAHEVHIYPNNGHAFMNRSPEGIKRRKNMGMSDEDEAAVQLAWSRFQSWMTHYLTV from the exons ATGTTGAGCGTAGCTCCCAAATTCTTCACCACCGCCCCACTTCGAACCGTTTCACCCTTTGCATGTCGCTTCTCAGTCCGTTCTATCGCTGACTCTGTTCCTTTCAACAAAATCCGCATTCAACGAGATGATGACACT GCATTTGATGCATATGTTGTTGGCAAAAACAACGCTCCTGGAATCGTTGTGCTTCAGGAGTGGTGGGGTGTGGATTTCGAAATTAAAAACCATGCTGTGATGATTTCTCAACTCGGTCGGGGATTCAAAGCTCTTATTCCAGA TCTATACAGAGGAAAGGTTGGTCTGGATGTTGCAGAAGCACAACATTTGATGAATGGTCTTGATTGGCAAGGCGCTGTAAAAGATATTCATGCTTCAGTTAACTGGCTTAAGGCAAATGGTTCAGCCAAG GCTGGTGTTACTGGATTTTGTATGGGGGGTGCACTTGCTATTGCAAGCTCAGTCTTGGTTCCAAATGTTGATGCTGCTGTAGCTTTCTACGGAGTTCCTTCTTCTGAGCTTGCAGACCCTGCCCAAGCCAAGGCTCCTGTTCAGGCTCACTTTGGAGAGCTGGataattttgttggtttttcagATGTTACG GCAGCCAAGGCCTTGGAGAAAAAGCTGAAGGAATCTGGAGTTGCTCATGAGGTTCACATATATCCTAACAATGGACATGCATTCATGAACAGGTCTCCTGAAGGAATCAAGAGAAGGAAGAACATGGGAATGTCAGACGAAGATGAAGCTGCAGTTCAGCTCGCATGGTCCCGTTTTCAGTCATGGATGACACATTATTTAACTGTCTAA